ACCCTTTTCAGGGCTTCGTCATAGACAGCTTCCGGACTGCAAAGTGAGATGCGCACGTGTCTCTTTCCATTGTTACCGAAGATCATTCCGGGTGTGATGAAGATGTGTTTTTCGGCCAGGAGGCGTTCCACCATGGCTTCTGCTGTAGCTTCTCCTTCAGGTATGGACGCCCAAACGAACATACCGGTTTGCTTTTCCCGGTAAGTACATCCAAGGGCATCGAAGAGTTCCCATACTTTTTTTCTTCTCTCCTCATAAATGCGGTTGCGCTCTGCATGCCAGTCGGCACCCAAATGCAGGGCGGTAACCGCCGCATCCTGGATGGGCCTGAACATGCCTGAATCCATGTTGCTCTTCACCCTCAGTACGGTTTGAATATGATCCGCCGCTCCCGCCAGCATACCTACACGCCAACCGGCCATGTTGTGCGACTTGCTGAGGGAGTTGAGTTCAATGGCCACTTCCTTCGCGTCCTCATACTGCATGATGCTTGAGGGTTCACCCTCGTTCAACACCAGGCTGTACGGGTTGTCGTTCACCACCAGGATGTTTCTGTGTTTTGCCCATGCGAGCACGGCTTCCATGGCCAGGTCATTGGCAGGTGTACCGGTAGGCATGTGCGGATAATTCAGCCAAAGGATTTTGGTCTTTGCATGCGCCAGCTTATCCAGCTCCTCCACCTGGGGTTGGTAATCATGTTCTTCCGTCAGGTTGTAGGTACGGATGTGCGCCTGCGCCAGTTTGGAAACGGCGGCATAGGTAGGATATCCCGGATCCGGTATCAACACTTCATCTCCCGGGTTCACAAAGGCAAGGGTGATGTGCATGATGCCCTCTTTGGATCCCAGCAACGGGAGGATTTCTTTTACAGGATCAAGCAAAACACCATATGTGTTCCGGTACCAATCGGCAAGGGCCGAGCGTAACTCGGGTGTTCCGTTGTATGGTTGATAGGCATGATGTGCGGGGTCTTCCGCTGAACGGATCAGGGTTTGAATGACATCTTCGGCCGGGGCCAGGTCGGGGCTTCCGATGCCCAGGTTAAGCACCTTATGTCCTTGGGCCCTCATGTCGGCGATCTGCCGGAGCTTGGTGGAGAAGTAGTATTCCTGAACTTCTTCCAGTCGGTTTGCGGGTGAAATGATCATGATGGTTTGAGTACTCTGCCGCGAAGGTAGGCATTCGCGGGATTTTGAGTGCAATGACCGGCCGTCAATGAGGCCTTGGTGGGATGCGTCATAAAAAAACCCCGGCGAACGGCCGGGGTTTGGAATTGCTTTGCAAGGGAATGATTACATCATGCCGCCCATGCCGCCACCCATCGGAGGCATAGCAGGGGCATTTTCATCAGGCTTGTCTGCGAGCACACATTCGGTGGTCAGCAACATACCGGCGATGGAAGCTGCATTTTCCAAGGCTACGCGAGACACCTTGGTGGGATCGATGATACCGGCTTCGAACATGTTCTGGTACTCATCGGTACGTGCGTTGAAACCGTAGTCATCTTTACCCGCAGCAACTTGCTGCACGATCACCGAACCTTCAGCACCTGCATTGGCTGCGATCTGGCGCAAGGGTTCTTCCAGTGCACGTTTCACGATGTTGACACCGGTTTGCTCATCCGGATTTGCACCTTTCACTTTATCCAGCGCTGAGATGGCGCGGATGAAAGATACACCGCCGCCGGGGATGATGCCTTCTTCAACAGCTGCACGGGTAGCGTGCAACGCATCGTCTACGCGGTCTTTCTTTTCTTTCATTTCCACTTCAGTGGCCGCACCCACGTAGAGCACTGCTACACCGCCGGACAATTTGGCCAGACGCTCCTGCAGTTTTTCCCTGTCGTAATCTGATGTGGTGCTTTCCACCTGGGCCTTGATCTGGTTCACGCGTGCCTTGATGTCTTCGCTTTTGCCAGCGCCGTCAACAATGGTGGTGTTGTCTTTGTCGATGGTCACCTTATCAGCCTGACCGAGGTAAGACAGATCGGCGTTTTCCAGCTTGAAACCTCTCTCTTCAGAGATCACGGTACCACCGGTCAGAATGGCGATGTCTTCCAACATGGCTTTGCGGCGGTCACCGAACCCGGGAGCTTTCACCGCAGCAATCTTCAGGCTGCCACGGATCTTGTTCACCACGAGGGTAGCAAGTGCTTCACCGTCGATGTCTTCTGCAATGATCAGCAGGGGTTTGCCGGTTTGAACGGTTTTTTCAAGGATGGGAAGGAGGTCCTTCATCACCGATACCTTCTTGTCGTAGATCAGGATGTAAGGGTTGTCGAGAACCGCTTCCATCTTCTCCGCATCGGTCACGAAGTAAGGAGAGATGTAGCCGCGATCGAACTGCATACCTTCCACCACTTCAACCGTGGTTTCGGTTCCTTTTGCTTCTTCAACGGTGATTACACCCTCTTTCTTTACTTTACCCATTGCATCAGCAATCAGCTTGCCGATGGTGGAATCGTTGTTGGCGGAAATGGTGGCCACCTGTTCGATCTTGTCGCTGTCGTGGCCTACGGATTTGGAGAGTTTGCGAAGAGATTCCACAGTGGCTTCAACCGCCTTGTCGATTCCTCTTTTCAGGTCCATTGGGTTGGCACCGGCAGCTACGTTCTTCAAGCCTGCTGTAACAATGGCCTGGGCGAGCACGGTGGCGGTGGTGGTTCCGTCTCCGGCTACATCACCGGTTTTGGAGGCCACTTCCTTCACCATTTGGGCACCCATGTTTTCGATGGGGTCTTCCAGTTCAATTTCTTTGGCTACGGTTACGCCATCCTTGGTGATGGACGGTGCGCCAAACTTTTTATCAATGATCACATTGCGACCTTTGGGTCCGAGGGTTACCTTGACCGCATTGGCCAGGGCATCTACTCCACGCTTCAGCGCGTCACGAGCCTCGAGGTCAAAAATGATTTCCTTTGCCATGATGATGTATGGATTTTAAGGTTGGTGAAACAAATTAAAGGACGGCGAAGATATCAGACTCACGCATAATGAGGTAGTCCTGTCCGTCAATGCTGATTTCGGTTCCAGCGTACTTGCCATACAGAACGCTGTCGCCTTCCTTCACGGTCAAAGGCTCGTCTTTTTTACCACCACCTACGGCTACAATGGTTCCCCGTTGTGGTTTTTCCTTTGCCGTGTCAGGGATGATGATCCCACCTGCGGTGGTTTCTTCTGCAGGAGAGGCCTGCACGATCACCCGATCTGCGAGGGGCTTAATTTTGAGCTTTCCCATAATTCAAATTATTCTTAAGGTTTGACATATTTAGATGTTGAGGCAGCCTCCACCTTTCATATTCCGTGCCATGTGTCTGACAAGGGTTTGGCACCGGCAGATTGCTGACAAATTTGCCTGGCACTGTTCCATTGCCTGACAGATTTTCGGAAGACTCCCGGTCAGGCTGTCACACCCATGCTGGGTAACTAGTTCTGTGGTTGCGCTTCTCCACCCTGTTCTTGCGCCGGCTGATCATCAAGGATGGGCAGTGCGGTGGGTTGTGAAAGATTGGTGCTGTTATCCACCTGATCCTGAATAACGGATTTGGGGGCATTGTCTTCAGATGTACCGCGGGTCATGCTGCTGAGAAGGCTGAGTCCGAGCAGGGCGATCACCAGTGTCCACGTGGCTTTTTCCAGGAAATCAGCGGTTTTTCTAACACCCACGATTTGGTTGCTTGCAGCAAAGGATGAGGCCAAACCGCCACCCT
The DNA window shown above is from Flavobacteriales bacterium and carries:
- a CDS encoding aminotransferase class I/II-fold pyridoxal phosphate-dependent enzyme — its product is MIISPANRLEEVQEYYFSTKLRQIADMRAQGHKVLNLGIGSPDLAPAEDVIQTLIRSAEDPAHHAYQPYNGTPELRSALADWYRNTYGVLLDPVKEILPLLGSKEGIMHITLAFVNPGDEVLIPDPGYPTYAAVSKLAQAHIRTYNLTEEHDYQPQVEELDKLAHAKTKILWLNYPHMPTGTPANDLAMEAVLAWAKHRNILVVNDNPYSLVLNEGEPSSIMQYEDAKEVAIELNSLSKSHNMAGWRVGMLAGAADHIQTVLRVKSNMDSGMFRPIQDAAVTALHLGADWHAERNRIYEERRKKVWELFDALGCTYREKQTGMFVWASIPEGEATAEAMVERLLAEKHIFITPGMIFGNNGKRHVRISLCSPEAVYDEALKRVQTSYVTT
- the secG gene encoding preprotein translocase subunit SecG, which translates into the protein MLFNIITVVILIVCVLLILIVLVQNSKGGGLASSFAASNQIVGVRKTADFLEKATWTLVIALLGLSLLSSMTRGTSEDNAPKSVIQDQVDNSTNLSQPTALPILDDQPAQEQGGEAQPQN
- the groL gene encoding chaperonin GroEL (60 kDa chaperone family; promotes refolding of misfolded polypeptides especially under stressful conditions; forms two stacked rings of heptamers to form a barrel-shaped 14mer; ends can be capped by GroES; misfolded proteins enter the barrel where they are refolded when GroES binds); the encoded protein is MAKEIIFDLEARDALKRGVDALANAVKVTLGPKGRNVIIDKKFGAPSITKDGVTVAKEIELEDPIENMGAQMVKEVASKTGDVAGDGTTTATVLAQAIVTAGLKNVAAGANPMDLKRGIDKAVEATVESLRKLSKSVGHDSDKIEQVATISANNDSTIGKLIADAMGKVKKEGVITVEEAKGTETTVEVVEGMQFDRGYISPYFVTDAEKMEAVLDNPYILIYDKKVSVMKDLLPILEKTVQTGKPLLIIAEDIDGEALATLVVNKIRGSLKIAAVKAPGFGDRRKAMLEDIAILTGGTVISEERGFKLENADLSYLGQADKVTIDKDNTTIVDGAGKSEDIKARVNQIKAQVESTTSDYDREKLQERLAKLSGGVAVLYVGAATEVEMKEKKDRVDDALHATRAAVEEGIIPGGGVSFIRAISALDKVKGANPDEQTGVNIVKRALEEPLRQIAANAGAEGSVIVQQVAAGKDDYGFNARTDEYQNMFEAGIIDPTKVSRVALENAASIAGMLLTTECVLADKPDENAPAMPPMGGGMGGMM
- a CDS encoding co-chaperone GroES gives rise to the protein MGKLKIKPLADRVIVQASPAEETTAGGIIIPDTAKEKPQRGTIVAVGGGKKDEPLTVKEGDSVLYGKYAGTEISIDGQDYLIMRESDIFAVL